Proteins co-encoded in one Aspergillus fumigatus Af293 chromosome 6, whole genome shotgun sequence genomic window:
- the creD gene encoding arrestin family protein, with translation MALSFFGGGGASHLKYFDIRLDEDYIVFRGGEQEAASAQLSGKLLLCLSEPLSVKHVRLNLTGISRVCWHLPSSSATGGRKSWREKVFYEKSWTFRDAGKSKTEILAAGNYEFPFHVILEGSMPESVEGLSDTYVTYRFKAEIGRKYAKDIVVRKPLRIIRTLDSSALELSHAMSVENIWPNKIEYSISTPTKAVIFGTSIRVDFKLIPLLKGLKIGQIVSQLIESHDLTLNPEDPDSVRNTYKNTRTIVNDEHELDEEGNLEIIDEAAEGYQFSRFLDLPKTLTRCLQDTDTRGIKIRHKLKFRVQLLNPDGHISELRATLPVSIFISPNLAIDDNNNLVDQTPQSAQRAVNDLAQQAPPLYGEHQFDQLYSEVDPSGYRTPGPGSGPGTPFGTLSRNLSAENLASMNALTNTDISASALHSRLSNLHASRFSNPSPSDADGHTDAEYRRLGVSTDSFGPSSGSNSQSPASPELSRRPSDEGYHDHDYIPSGMATPFHPQFAEVESLSRVPSYSTAVRSSVGPCDSELPDYQAVVAEDTAMPTLQSPQQAHIRSVGRGVSTGHTGIDVHHLRSGFFNSRTSAHHDDDDRRLRLVQARARV, from the exons ATGGCTCTCAGCTTCttcggtggaggaggtgcaAGTCATTTAAAATACTTTGATATCCG TCTAGATGAGGATTATATTGTATTTAGGGGAGGAGAGCAAGAGGCAGCCAGTGCGCAATTGAGTGGAAAGCTTCTCCTCTGTTTGTCGGAGCCGCTGTCCGTTAAGCATGTCAGACTGAACCTCACTGGTATCTCTAGAGTATG TTGGCACCTCCCATCAAGCTCGGCCACCGGTGGCAGGAAATCGTGGAGGGAAAAAGTGTTCTATGAAAAGTCCTGGACATTCAGAGACGCGGGCAAAAGCAAGACGGAGATACTCGCTGCGGGCAACTATGAGTTCCCATTCCATGTGATTCTCGAAGGCTCCATGCCAGAGAGTGTTGAGGGTCTCAGCGACACCTACGTGACCTACAGATTCAAAGCGGAAATCGGACGCAAGTATGCCAAGGACATCGTTGTCAGGAAACCACTGCGTATTATCCGTACACTGGACTCCAGTGCACTTGAACTCTCTCATGCTATG TCTGTGGAGAACATTTGGCCCAACAAAATCGAGTATTCGATCAGCACTCCAACCAAGGCCGTGATTTTCGGGACCAGCATCCGAGTGGACTTCAAACTGATTCCCCTCCTCAAAGGACTCAAGATCGGACAAATCGTCTCGCAGCTAATCGAAAGTCATGACCTTACCCTTAATCCTGAAGACCCCGACTCTGTCCGCAACACATACAAAAACACCAGGACAATTGTCAATGATGAACATGAGTTGGATGAGGAAGGCAATCTCGAGATCATCGACGAAGCAGCCGAGGGATACCAATTTTCTCGCTTCCTTGACCTACCAAAGACGTTAACACGCTGTCTGCAAGATACCGACACACGAGGTATCAAAATCAGACACAAATTGAAGTTCCGTGTTCAATTACTGAATCCAGACGGTCACATTAGCGAG CTACGGGCTACCCTCCCcgtttccatcttcatctcgcCAAACCTGGCAATtgacgacaacaacaaccttGTCGACCAGACACCACAGTCCGCTCAACGGGCAGTCAACGACCTCGCACAACAGGCGCCCCCCTTGTACGGCGAGCATCAGTTCGATCAATTATATAGCGAGGTGGACCCTAGTGGCTACCGCACACCGGGCCCGGGCAGCGGACCGGGGACTCCGTTTGGTACTCTCAGCCGGAATTTGTCTGCTGAGAATCTTGCATCGATGAACGCCTTGACCAACACCGATatctctgcttctgccttGCATAGTCGACTGTCCAACTTGCATGCTAGCAGGTTCAGCAACCCATCGCCATCTGATGCTGACGGCCATACCGACGCCGAATACCGTCGTCTGGGAGTCTCCACCGACTCCTTTGGCCCCTCTTCTGGTTCCAATTCGCAAAGTCCGGCGAGTCCCGAACTTTCCCGCAGACCTTCGGATGAGGGCTACCATGACCATGATTACATTCCGTCTGGAATGGCCACACCGTTCCACCCACAGTTCGCTGAAGTTGAAAGCCTCAGTCGCGTCCCAAGCTATTCGACTGCGGTCAGATCTAGTGTGGGACCATGCGACAGTGAACTGCCAGATTATCAGGCTGTTGTTGCCGAGGATACCGCCATGCCTACACTCCAGTCCCCTCAACAAGCCCACATTCGGAGCGTTGGCCGTGGAGTCTCGACGGGACACACCGGCATCGATGTACATCACTTGCGTTCCGGCTTCTTCAACTCTCGGACGTCAGCTCATcatgacgacgacgatcgCAGACTGCGTCTTGTACAAGCCCGCGCTCGGGTGTAA
- a CDS encoding PH domain protein produces MSAATSPVEQKLPHRSSTMRSSIGPDRRASLSDDEAVPGSDTNETTGLLLERLRAWKHMCGYLEDYVEVTAKVQKSQAKDYEKVLKTVSDPLREGHHFSQSAGGVSAWFENIRSNTQGIVNGYLDTEKNLKGSVLPTLERLHKEIKNKSKELQSGASKSAKAVEKARGVTQKHIELLAQQVAAFDSTAGNKFDHAHDPYILRRGVNHRLNKQVIEENNNRQDIIAVQNNFQQFEAHVLQTIQAAMEQFNVFIGGQLDRQRGMYSDMLAAAQRIPPDYEWVNFITRNANVLVDPDSPPRSLSNISFPNQDHRATVPLIEGSLERKSRAMLKGYSTSYYVVTPARYLHEFKDNDDFRQDPSPELSLYLPDCVVGGVDGNKFTIKGKDVSGGKVGNAFHTTSEFNFKAHTPSDAEKWWNVIRDTAKSAPAHSPVSPTSPVATGGAVAATTESGGAALAPPPTTATADVAAVEAKPPAYKEQEGVAPVAQEKTTAGEAATPTTPAAETGLNRSTSAATGHYHMGPGGSAVAPDAPASGVEKS; encoded by the exons ATGTCGGCCGCCACCAGTCCTGTGGAGCAGAAACTCCCTCACCGTTCGTCGACGATGCGGAGCTCCATCGGTCCGGACCGTCGGGCGTCACtgagcgacgacgaggccgTCCCGGGTTCAGATACCAACGAG ACTAcgggccttctccttgagcgTCTCCGTGCTTGGAAACACATGTGCGGCTATTTGGAGGATTATGTGGAAGTCACAGCCAAAGTGCAGAAGTCGCAAGCGAAGGACTATGAGAAAGTTTTGAAG ACTGTCAGCGATCCCCTTCGGGAGGGGCACCATTTCTCTCAGAGTGCAGGTGGAGTTTCGGCATGGTTTGAAAATATTCGGAGCAATACTCAG GGCATCGTGAATGGGTACCTTGACACGGAAAAGAACTTGAAAGGATCCGTGCTGCCGACTCTTGAGCGTCTCcacaaggagatcaagaacaAGTCCAAGGAACTGCAGAGCGGCGCAAGTAAGAGCGCCAAGGCCGTTGAAAAAGCACGAGGCGTGACGCAGAAACATATCGAGCTTCTGGCTCAACAGGTTGCGGCGTTTGACTCAACTGCGGGCAACAAATTCGATCACGCCCACGACCCATACATCTTGCGCCGCGGAGTCAATCACCGCCTGAACAAGCAAGTCATTGAGGAGAACAACAACCGTCAGGACATCATTGCCGTGCAGAACAACTTTCAGCAGTTCGAGGCGCATGTTCTGCAAACCATCCAGGCCGCCATGGAGCAGTTCAACGTCTTCATAGGCGGCCAACTCGACCGGCAGCGGGGCATGTACAGCGACATGTTGGCCGCTGCTCAGCGCATTCCTCCAGACTATGAATGGGTTAATTTCATTACACGCAACGCCAACGTTTTGGTGGACCCCGACTCACCGCCGCGATCGCTGTCCAACATCTCCTTCCCGAACCAGGATCACCGCGCCACCGTCCCGCTCATCGAGGGCAGTCTGGAGCGCAAGTCCCGGGCCATGCTGAAAGGATACAGTACAAGCTACTACGTGGTCACGCCCGCGCGGTACCTGCATGAGTTCAAGGACAATGACGACTTCCGCCAGGATCCGTCTCCCGAGCTGTCCCTTTACCTACCCGACTGTGTGGTTGGCGGCGTCGACGGCAACAAGTTCACCATCAAAGGCAAGGATGTTTCCGGCGGCAAGGTCGGCAACGCCTTCCACACTACCAGCGAGTTCAACTTCAAAGCGCATACCCCGAGTGACGCGGAGAAATGGTGGAACGTCATCCGCGACACAGCCAAGAGCGCCCCCGCCCACTCGCCAGTGTCTCCCACCAGCCCTGTAGCAACTGGGGGTGCTGTCGCTGCTACCACTGAGAGTGGTGGTGCTGCTTTGGCTCCGCCACCTACTACTGCTACTGCCGATGTTGCCGCAGTCGAGGCAAAGCCTCCGGCCTACAAAGAGCAGGAAGGCGTTGCGCCAGTCGCGCAGGAGAAGACCACTGCCGGTGAAGCAGCCACTCCCACCACTCCAGCAGCCGAGACTGGGCTCAACCGCTCGACCAGCGCGGCGACGGGCCACTACCACATGGGACCTGGTGGGTCAGCCGTTGCGCCTGACGCACCTGCTTCCGGTGTCGAGAAGTCGTGA